The window CCAGCGTGTCCCCCGGGCTGCCGTCGCCAGCCCGCCCGCGGGGCAGGGTGCGCGTCGTGCCGGCGAAGGGAGATCCTGAAGGGCACGGCTCCGCGGGGAGGGCAGCGGGCAGCTCCCGGCGGGCGGGCGTCCCTCcgcagggtgggggggtccccctcCTCCCAAAGCCGGACCTGCCCGTGGCGGCACGGAGCAGCAGAGAGCCGTTCCTTCCCGCGACCCGCTCTCGCCCTCCGTCTTTTACGCCTCTTCTCGCCCGTGTCCTTGGCCTCGAGTCCTGGACCCGCTACCAGCTCAGTAGTTTCACTTCTGCCTGCGTTTTCGCTGCGTTTGGTCTTCCCTGGCTTCAGCCGGGTCGCTTCTTCCCAGCTCGACGCCGATTTCACTTCCCTCTGCGGAGAGCGGCACATGCGTGCCTGGAGGACGTCTCCGGTGCTGAGGTTCGGTACTTGTTCCTGGTTTTCAGGGCAGGGCTGCttgtttccctcttctcctcctcccttttgCCAGTCTGGGTCCGCGCCCACTGCCGCTCGCCTCGCACCCCGGCGGCCGTCGTGAGGTGGGCTGGAAAAGGGGCCAGCGCGGGCAGGGCAACAGCGGACGGGCAGGGCTGCGCGTGCAGCAGCCGGAGGACACGAGGCCAGCCGGAGGAGAAGGGGTtgtgccagaaatgaagcttgCCGTGCCGAGTGCCTTTGGCAgcgcgggcgggcggctgcGCATCCCACCCGGCAGCTCCACGGGCCTGGCAAGCCCTCGGAGGGGCGGCGGGACTCCCCGGCGCCCGGAGAACCCGCCGCGGGCGCGGGCGCGGGCGCGGGCGCGGGCGCGGGCACGGTCCGTAGGCGCCGCCGGGCTCGGAGCCGCTCGCTCGCTGCTCTGGGGTGGCGTGCCCGGAGCAGATCCAGCGCCGCCCTGGAGCGCGGTCCGCTGCCTCTGCAGCCGCTGTGGAACGCAGGGAGCTCCCCCACCCCGTCTCTTCTGGCGGCAGACCCTCAGACCGGCGGGCCGCTGGGGGCGAGGAGAGGAGGGTTTTGGAGACGGCGGCCTCCTCGGCGCGAAGCCGCTTCCCAGGCAAATCCTCTCCCCGCTCTTCGCCTTCAGCAGCCCGGCTCCCCTGGTTAATCCGTGCTCCTGTTTTGTGCCCAGATGCCTCGCGTGTTCATCGGGAGACACTGCATCGGAGGGCTGTCCGACCTGGAGAGCATGCGCTGCCGGCTCCCCGCAATGCTGCGGCAGATCGGTGCCCTGCGGTAGCCGAAGGGTAAGTCCTGGGCAGAGGCGGCGATGCTGTTTCGCCGGGACTCTGGCCGGCGGCAATGCTTTTTCACCGCGGCAGGCAAATCTGAGCCTTTTTAATACCGAAGCGTGACCCGACGGAGCGGTGGCGTGTGCCGCTACGCGACAGCAGAGCGTGAATTCATTTCTGGGGTCCCCAGCTGCGGCACAGGCTCTGTGACTCTCTCCCTGCGGACTTGAACGAGACGTCGCCAAAATCTCTGGCGACGCAGGTTCAGCCGCTAGCCTTTGCCCGGGATCTAGGCCAAGCGGCTCAGCTCGTAGGGCTtgcttcttcttctctctctccccagtAGACGATGGAGCCCGTGGCTCTCACACCAAGTCTCGGACGTTTCAGCCCGGCTGCTTACAGAGGACGGGCTCTTCCCGCTTTACAATTGGCTTTCAAAAACATCCGGAcgcggggcggagggggggccCAACGTACTTTTCTGCTAGGGGGGAGCGTGGTGAGCCTCAGCAGGGCCCTCCGAGCTGCTTGCCCGCCGGCATGGAGAAATGCTGCAGCCGGGGACCAGCCAGAACACGAGGTGACGACGGAGTTTGTGCAGGTGCCGTACGGGCCCGCAGCATCTTCCACGGGGGGCAACGGCCTGCACAAGatgagcagagcagggaagagggGTTCGACACAAGTATGCACACGCGTGAAAAAGTGTAAAAGCGCTGTCTAAAAAGTCGCCACGGCCTGTTCTGTCACGCCTCTCTACCGTTCTTGTCTCAGCCAGGCGGCTCCGACCAGCAGTGATCTCTCTGCCCTTTACGTCTGCTGTTTCTACTTTCAGGAGAAGGACGACCAGCAGCTGCGACCTCCTCGTGTCGACGTACGCGCTTCCAGCAGCAAACTGCGGGCGACTTCCTTCGGCGGGGTCCGATGCACCTGCTTGGCAAGTGCAGCTTCTTCCCCTTCCGTTGATCGGTGCTTCGACACGTGAACGTCTCTGCATCCTTTCTGGAGCTCTGGAGAGAGGTCCGGAGCATGATCTGATTCGGCTCAATAAAACACGCTTGCTCCAAGCGGCTGCGTTCGCCGTTGTGGTTCTTTCTCGCACAGCCCCGCTCACGCACTCATCCTGAACGCCCCTATTCTCTCTGCcgtcctcttcctccctgtctCTCCCGAGTGTCCTCCTGGAGTCTCTCGGTGTTTCCCACGGCCTCCAAAAAATGTCATTACGGCTGCCGGAGCCGGAGGTGCGCGCAGACTGCTATAACGTGTGTGTGCTGCGAGGCGGTCTTGAAAATAGCCGCTGCAGCCTGTGCACGCGTCCCCGGCCCCGACGGCCCATCATCTTTTGGCCGATGTCTCACGACGGGGTCACGACGACTCGTCTGAGCGGGGCTTTTCGGGTAAGGGTTTTGTTGCAGCACGGCGCGGCCGCGGGCAGGAAGCGAAACAGGTTTTTCATTGCTCGCTGCCATCGTTCCGAACCGCGAGCTGCTCGGGGCAGAAAACACCCGGAGCCGCCCAGCCTCTTGAGGGGGTTTGCTGACCGCAGAACGCCCTGCTGGGGCAGCACGGGCCAGATCCAGAGCTAAAGTAAACAGCGCTGTGTCGGGAAAGGGCTTTACGGGAAGCGCACAGCACGGCCGCCGCCAAGCCAACTGGTGAAGAGTCGCTCCCCATTCTCGGCATTTGAATGACCCTGTCTCCCAAAAAAGGTTGAAAGGCTGCTGCAACTTCACGATGGGGCAAAACCTCAAAGTATAAAGCCCTCCTGAATGCTTcctacttttctttctctcacccttttcctccccccccccccttttttttaaacaagggaATTAAAAGCTcatccttcctctctctttgcctGAAAGTTCAATTAAAACCTGTGGAATTACAGCTGTTGTCTCTTTAAAGCCTGGAGCCAATTTGCTTTTTGATAAACCGACTAACCTCCAGGCTTTGCTGAGCCGACAAAAGCCCAAGGGGCAGAACCCAGCCCCGCGTTGGGGCTACCCTGTCGGCACGGCCCCTTGGAAATCCCCCCCCGAGCATGGTCCCCCGCTCCCAGGGTGAAGCTGGGGCCGGGCAGCACGCGTCTGCCCCACCGCCGCCAGCTCGGCGGGAAGCCCCGCGACCTCTTCCCGCTGCAAAATTCCCCAGTGACGCCAGCTGGGCTTGCTGGCCCTCCTTGCCCTCATCGGGAGCGGACGAGAAGAAATCGCAGGCTTTCTCGCAGGCTTGCAGGGGAATGGGAAGGGCAAAAGCTTCATTCCTGGCAAGTTTAAGTCCTTTGCCTCTTGGCAGAGTAGCAATCGCGTATTGCAGCGAGTCCCAGGAAACCTAAGCTGCCTTGTGCAAGTTTCTGCCGattcatgtttttttcagcatatcTTAACCCTCTCCCAGGGAAAGGGCAGTCCTTAAATACGAGAAGTTCAGTGCAGACGTTTCCTAGAGTGCATGGCATACTTTCTGAAGCTGTTCTGAAGCAAAACTCGCTGCTCCCAGCCCTTTTATGCAACTAGAATTGCCACTGGGTGAAAAGCTTAAAATCTAACAGCACAGCTTAGAGGTGTTACCCTCCAGAAGCAGTGTCAGGTGAGGCTGCTGCAGGAATTTTCTCATGCACGGGCACATCACACACGCCTGGACCCTTTCCCAAGGAATGGGAAGAGCATTAAATTGTAATTACCAAAACATTGGTAGCTTTTCCTGGATGTTTGATGAGTTTTTAAATCATTTGCTACAGATGAGGCAACCACATTATTAATCAGAATTCTTAATAGCCGAGGGAAACAAACGGTGGTGAATACAGCCagtgaccttttttttcttgatacaCACACCAGTGGGTGTATGCTGTCACAGTGCAGCTTGCAAAACGGTTGCATGGATTAGCTCTTTCCTGTCCTTGGGAAAGGGTCATGTGGCAGCTGCTGTTGGAGGCCAACTAGGCCAGCTCTTCACCGAGACCCTCCAATGCCAGAATACTCAATTTAAGGCACGGAATTTGTCTTTGGCAGCAGAACTCCGGGAGAACTTTCCTCCAAAATGTTAAGTAAGAAGGGAAGCAGCATGACTTGTTCAAGCACTAAAGGTAGAAATTTGTGGCTGCAGTTTTAACTATTATAGAGCAGTTTCTCCCATCACCATCAGCAGGAACAGTTACTGCCTATTGGCTGAAATTCTGTAAAACACACCCTGCAGCAGAGGTTCTAACGTACCTCCAGGCGTGTGTGATGTGCCCGTGCATGAGAAAATTCCTGCAGCAGCCTCACCTGACACTGCTTCTGGAGGGTAACACCTCTAAGCTGTGCTGTTAGATTTTAAGCTTTTCACCCAGTGGCAATTCTAGTTGCATAAAAGGGCTGGGAGCAGCGAGTTTTGCTTCAGAACAGCTTCAGAAAGTATGCCATGCACTCTAGGAAACGTCTGCACTGAACTTCTCGTATTTAAGGACTGCCCTTTCCCTGGGAGAGGGTTAAgatatgctgaaaaaaacatgaatCGGCAGAAACTTGCACAAGGCAGCTTAGGTTTCCTGGGACTCGCTGCAATACGCGATTGCTACTCTGCCAAGAGGCAAAGGACTTAAACTTGCCAGGAATGAAGCTTTTGCCCTTCCCATTCCCCTGCAAGCCTGCGAGAAAGCCTGCGATTTCTTCTCGTCCGCTCCCGATGAGGGCAAGGAGGGCCAGCAAGCCCAGCTGGCGTCACTGGGGAATTTTGCAGCGGGAAGAGGTCGCGGGGCTTCCCGCCGAGCTGGCGGCGGTGGGGCAGACGCGTGCTGCCCGGCCCCAGCTTCACCCTGGGAGCGGGGGACCATGCTCGGGGGGGGATTTCCAAGGGGCCGTGCCGACAGGGTAGCCCCAACGCGGGGCTGGGTTCTGCCCCTTGGGCTTTTGTCGGCTCAGCAAAGCCTGGAGGTTAGTCGGTTTATCAAAAAGCAAATTGGCTCCAGGCTTTAAAGAGACAACAGCTGTAATTCCACAGGTTTTAATTGAACTTTCaggcaaagagagaggaaggatgAGCTTTTAATtcccttgtttaaaaaaaaggggggggggggaggaaaagggtgagagaaagaaaagtaggAAGCATTCAGGAGGGCTTTATACTTTGAGGTTTTGCCCCATCGTGAAGTTGCAGCAGCCTTTCAACCTTTTTTGGGAGACAGGGTCATTCAAATGCCGAGAATGGGGAGCGACTCTTCACCAGTTGGCTTGGCGGCGGCCGTGCTGTGCGCTTCCCGTAAAGCCCTTTCCCGACACAGCGCTGTTTACTTTAGCTCTGGATCTGGCCCGTGCTGCCCCAGCAGGGCGTTCTGCGGTCAGCAAACCCCCTCAAGAGGCTGGGCGGCTCCGGGTGTTTTCTGCCCCGAGCAGCTCGCGGTTCGGAACGATGGCAGCGAGCAATGAAAAACCTGTTTCGCTTCCTGCCCGCGGCCGCGCCGTGCTGCAACAAAACCCTTACCCGAAAAGCCCCGCTCAGACGAGTCGTCGTGACCCCGTCGTGAGACATCGGCCAAAAGATGATGGGCCGTCGGGGCCGGGGACGCGTGCACAGGCTGCAGCGGCTATTTTCAAGACGGCCTCGCAGCACACACACGTTATAGCAGTCTGCGCGCACCTCCGGCTCCGGCAGCTGTAATGACATTTTTTGGAGGCCGTGGGAAACACCGAGAGACTCCAGGAGGACACTCGGGAGagacagggaggaagaggacgGCAGAGAGAATAGGGGCGTTCAGGATGAGTGCGTGAGCGGGGCTGTGCGAGAAAGAACCACAACGGCGAACGCAGCCGCTTGGAGCAAGCGTGTTTTATTGAGCCGAATCAGATCATGCTCCGGACCTCTCTCCAGAGCTCCAGAAAGGATGCAGAGACGTTCACGTGTCGAAGCACCGATCAACGGAAGGGGAAGAAGCTGCATTTGCCAAGCAGGTGCATCGGACCCCGCCGAAGGAAGTCGCCCGCAGTTTGCTGCTGGAAGCGCGTACGTCGACACGAGGAGGTCGCAGCTGCTGGTCGTCCTTCTCCTGAAAGTAGAAACAGCAGACGTAAAGGGCAGAGAGATCACTGCTGGTCGGAGCCGCCTGGCTGAGACAAGAACGGTAGAGAGGCGTGACAGAACAGGCCGTGGCGACTTTTTAGACAGCGCTTTTACACTTTTTCACGCGTGTGCATACTTGTGTCGAACccctcttccctgctctgctcatCTTGTGCAGGCCGTTGCCCCCCGTGGAAGATGCTGCGGGCCCGTACGGCACCTGCACAAACTCCGTCGTCACCTCGTGTTCTGGCTGGTCCCCGGCTGCAGCATTTCTCCATGCCGGCGGGCAAGCAGCTCGGAGGGCCCTGCTGAGGCTCACCACGCTCCCCCCTAGCAGAAAAGTACGTTGggccccccctccgccccgcgTCCGGATGTTTTTGAAAGCCAATTGTAAAGCGGGAAGAGCCCGTCCTCTGTAAGCAGCCGGGCTGAAACGTCCGAGACTTGGTGTGAGAGCCACGGGCTCCATCGTCTactggggagagagagaagaagaagcaAGCCCTACGAGCTGAGCCGCTTGGCCTAGATCCCGGGCAAAGGCTAGCGGCTGAACCTGCGTCGCCAGAGATTTTGGCGACGTCTCGTTCAAGTCCGCAGGGAGAGAGTCACAGAGCCTGTGCCGCAGCTGGGGACCCCAGAAATGAATTCACGCTCTGCTGTCGCGTAGCGGCACACGCCACCGCTCCGTCGGGTCACGCTTCGGTATTAAAAAGGCTCAGATTTGCCTGCCGCGGTGAAAAAGCATTGCCGCCGGCCAGAGTCCCGGCGAAACAGCATCGCCGCCTCTGCCCAGGACTTACCCTTCGGCTACCGCAGGGCACCGATCTGCCGCAGCATTGCGGGGAGCCGGCAGCGCATGCTCTCCAGGTCGGACAGCCCTCCGATGCAGTGTCTCCCGATGAACACGCGAGGCATCTGGGCACAAAACAGGAGCACGGATTAACCAGGGGAGCCGGGCTGCTGAAGGCGAAGAGCGGGGAGAGGATTTGCCTGGGAAGCGGCTTCGCGCCGAGGAGGCCGCCGTCTCCAAAACCCTCCTCTCCTCGCCCCCAGCGGCCCGCCGGTCTGAGGGTCTGCCGCCAGAAGAGACGGGGTGGGGGAGCTCCCTGCGTTCCACAGCGGCTGCAGAGGCAGCGGACCGCGCTCCAGGGCGGCGCTGGATCTGCTCCGGGCACGCCACCCCAGAGCAGCGAGCGAGCGGCTCCGAGCCCGGCGGCGCCTACGGACCGTGCCCGCGCCCGCGCCCGCGCCCGCGCCCGCGCCCGCGGCGGGTTCTCCGGGCGCCGGGGAGTCCCGCCGCCCCTCCGAGGGCTTGCCAGGCCCGTGGAGCTGCCGGGTGGGATGCgcagccgcccgcccgcgcTGCCAAAGGCACTCGGCACGGcaagcttcatttctggcacaACCCCTTCTCCTCCGGCTGGCCTCGTGTCCTCCGGCTGCTGCACGCGCAGCCCTGCCCGTCCGCTGTTGCCCTGCCCGCGCTGGCCCCTTTTCCAGCCCACCTCACGACGGCCGCCGGGGTGCGAGGCGAGCGGCAGTGGGCGCGGACCCAGACTGGcaaaagggaggaggagaagagggaaacaaGCAGCCCTGCCCTGAAAACCAGGAACAAGTACCGAACCTCAGCACCGGAGACGTCCTCCAGGCACGCATGTGCCGCTCTCCGCAGAGGGAAGTGAAATCGGCGTCGAGCTGGGAAGAAGCGACCCGGCTGAAGCCAGGGAAGACCAAACGCAGCGAAAACGCAGGCAGAAGTGAAACTACTGAGCTGGTAGCGGGTCCAGGACTCGAGGCCAAGGACACGGGCGAGAAGAGGCGTAAAAGACGGAGGGCGAGAGCGGGTCGCGGGAAGGAACGGCTCTCTGCTGCTCCGTGCCGCCACGGGCAGGTCCGGCTTTGGGAGgagggggacccccccaccctgcgGAGGGACGCCCGCCCGCCGGGAGCTGCCCGCTGCCCTCCCCGCGGAGCCGTGCCCTTCAGGATCTCCCTTCGCCGGCACGACGCGCACCCTGCCCCGCGGGCGGGCTGGCGACGGCAGCCCGGGGGACACGCTGGCCCACCGACAGCCTTCTGGTTTCGcctccccatccccttccccttcccgcTTCGCCCCGGAGCCCTCGCgctccccagccccgctcccggccccgcaCGTCCCTGTAGGGGTGGATGCCACACGAGCCACCCCTGTGTCCCCCCGATGCCAGCCgtccctctcccccacccctgctGCTGGGAAACCTCCTTCCGCTGCCAGCGACCGACTTCTCCCGCGGGAAAACCTCACGCCGTTCTTCCTTCGGCAGCCTGGCATGCCGCTTCTGCTTTCGCTTGCTGCTGATCCCACCCATCCCCCTCCCGCTGGGAAAGCAGTTTCTGCTTTCGGCGCGTCGCTTCGCTAACAGAGCCGGCCGCCCTCTCCCTCCCGCCCAAATTCCCCCGCCGCCAGGAAAACGCTTCTCCTTTCGGGATGCCTCTTGCCGGTCCTGGCCCTGCGCGACGCTGCCGCCGAGGCCCAGGGGATGCTCGGCCGTGGGGCCGTGAGGCTTCCTGGGGTCCGCAGGGACGCCCGCCGGCACGGGGCGGCACACGGCCGAGCTCGGGGACGGCACGGCCCGCGCtcgggatggggacggggaggCGAGCAAGGAATAGGGTCCTCTCTGCCGGCCCGAGAAGGTGCGGCAGGGTCGGACTCGAGCCGGGGAAGGGGCTCGACTCCGAGAGCCGGGACGCGGCaggaggggcggcggcggccgcgccaGCGCCTCGCCGTCACCCGCGCGGGACCGAGGCGGGGACGCGTTCCGCCGGGGCCGGCCGGCGCTGCCGCCGTCCCGAAACCGCGAGCGCGGGTCTGGATTTCCCCCGGGCCGAGTCCAGCCACGAGTCTGGACGCGCAGCCAGCGCGGAAAAATCCCCCCGAGAGCCCGGCGGCGGGGACAGCGCGTCCCCAGTGCCTGCCTTCCGCTGCGCTCCGTGGAGGCCGTCGGACTTTGGTAGCGTTACGGTAGATCGGGGAGGGGAAAAGGGTCCTGTTGCTTCGTCGCGGTGTGGCCACCGCCGAGGCACGAGCTGCCGGCCCTGAGCCGCAGCGCTGCTGGGGAAATTCATTCCTGGACCTCGAGCACGGAACGCTGCTCCCCGAGAATATTGGACCTTCGAAGCCAGCTTCGAAAGAGGCCGCCGCCAAATTTTCTGCGGGCGCAGCGTCCGCTTCACGGCCAGCTGCAAGGGTGCAACGCGCGACGCTGCTTCTGCTTACCGTCAGAGGGGAAGGCAAGCGTCCCGATTCCGGCGCCCCGGCAGCTCCGAGTTCTCGCACCTCCACGGACCTGCGCCGCCTCGGGCAGCGTCGCGGGAAGAGCTTCGAGGGAGCTCTTCCCATCGGGCGCCTGGAAACGCCAGGGCACCCCCTCCACCAGCCCTTCTTTAGCCACCAGGGTCACGCACCAAGCCCTAACGCCGGGCTTTTTCCACGCTCCCGCGTGCTCCCGCAGCGGCGGGCGTTGGAGGAGGCACGACTGTCCCGGGAGGTGCCGCGGCTCCCGGGCAGCGGCCGGCAGCGGGGCAAGGTCTGCGCCCAGCCGGTCCCCGCGGTGGGGAGCAGGCTGCGCCCCCGGGCACGGCGGCACGGATCGCCGCGGCGGCTGCGGCGACCCGAGGAGCAGAGGAATCGAAACATGGAAGTTTCGTGAAGTGGGAAAGCGGTGCGGCTCCTCCCTGTGAGCCGGCACAGAGAGTCGTGGGGAAAGGGACCTCGCTCCAGCCCCTGCGGCAGCTGGCCGGATTCTGGGGCGGCCGGGACACAGCAAGGGTCCGCGACCTCTGGAACAGGACTGCGAGAACTTACCGGGCTCTGCCCTGTTGCTTGGAAGTAATCCTGGGCGTCCCTGGATTCGTTGATATCGAACACTTGCAGGCATCCGGGCGCAAAGTTGTATCGCCTGAGCATGTCCACGGCATTCCTGCTGTACGGGCAGCCGCCCTTTACGAACAGGGTTACCTTGCCATCCTTGATTTTGCTCTCCAGAAAGTTATCAGCCATGCTGCTGTTTCGAGGCGAGCAGGAACGCTGCCCTTCGCCAGCGCGTTCACAGGCAGGCGGGACAGCAGCAATCTCAGCCTGAGGTATTTATGAGCTGGACAGTGCCTTCCTCCCTGGAAACCCCTCCCCAGGAGGACGGAAGCTCTTCACCACCCGTGGGTTTTAAGGCAGCGATACTTTTACTTTCTGCCTGCTTTTACAGGAAATCCAGACGGCCAGACTAGTTTGTCCGTACTCCTTTGCAGGATGAAAGCGGGAAGACCGGTAGCTGCGGGGCGTCACGTCAGCGCCCGCGCTGCGGTACGAGGCTCGCAGGAGCGGCTGGCGAACCGGCGCGCCGGCCGAGGCTGAGCTCCCGCTGCCGCCTCTCTCCCCTGAGGCTCGCTGGGTTGTGCCCGTCCTGCCCCGTTCGGGATGCTGAGCCCCCCCGGGGGCACGGCGCGGACGTCCCGAAGCCCGCAGGGAAGCTAACCGACATCCATCCTTTCGCCGGACTGGCTTCCCACCCCAGAAGTGAAgagaaaatccccaaacccaACCCGTTTGGGGCGTACGTCTTTCAACCTGCAAGCCTTCCACGGGGGGTGGCATTCCCCGCCGACAGTTTCCAAAAGTGCCTACACGGGTTCTCCGCCTTGCCTCAGTTCCTGGGCGGCCTGTGTCTTAGCTCCGACAGGACCCGGGGACCAAAAGCGTTCAGAGAACGCGTCCCAGCATTGAGAGAAAGTCCAAAGCTGTCACTTGAGGGCACCTATGCTGAGAATGTGTTTCGGGGACATATTAGTGGAATGAGAAGGATTCAACACACGCGCGGCATGACACAATTCAGCACGCTTTTGTACACTTGGAGGAGGGAAAAGTCTTAAGGCTGCAGTCCCTCAGAGGCTTAAAGTCGTACAAGATGCAGCTGGGCAGCCAGCCCAGGAGGGACGAACCGTGCCCAAACCTCAGACGTCGAGCCGTGGCAGCGACGCTGCAGCCGCAAGCGAGAGGCTCGGTGGGCCGATGGCCGTCTCCAGCATCCCTCCTCCGGGCAGAGCCCGTCTCGTGCCAGCCCCTCACCAACAGAAAGCTGCTTTATTACGGGGGGGGCAAAGGACCGTGCCCAGCGTATCAGACCGTTGCCGGGCAGCCTCAGCCTAATGCTTAGTTCAGCTTTTGTCAAAGCGCTCGGCCCTGCTCCGCTTGCTTTTGCACTAAGTTGCTTTATTGCCCGGGAGTCCCCAGCGTTTTCCACCCGTTTAACTGGCACGGGACGACAGAGACCTCCGGACATCA is drawn from Haliaeetus albicilla chromosome Z, bHalAlb1.1, whole genome shotgun sequence and contains these coding sequences:
- the LOC138683969 gene encoding glutaredoxin-1-like — its product is MADNFLESKIKDGKVTLFVKGGCPYSRNAVDMLRRYNFAPGCLQVFDINESRDAQDYFQATGQSPMPRVFIGRHCIGGLSDLESMRCRLPAMLRQIGALR